One stretch of Erpetoichthys calabaricus chromosome 14, fErpCal1.3, whole genome shotgun sequence DNA includes these proteins:
- the atp5mc1 gene encoding ATP synthase F(0) complex subunit C1, mitochondrial, with the protein MYACVKFVSSPAVLRSGSRALARPMSVSVFSRPESQSEQSTLVCSNGAAMPLLQRSFHTSSMSRDIDTAAKFIGAGAATVGVAGSGAGIGTVFGSLIIGYARNPSLKQQLFSYAILGFALSEAMGLFCLMVAFLILFAM; encoded by the exons ATGTACGCGTGTGTGAAATTTGTCTCCTCGCCTGCTGTG CTCCGTAGTGGATCCAGAGCCTTGGCCCGGCCGATGTCGGTGTCCGTATTCAGCAGACCAGAATCACAGAGCGAGCAA TCCACGTTGGTGTGCAGCAATGGTGCTGCTATGCCTCTCCTCCAGCGTAGCTTTCACACCAGCTCTATGTCCAGGGACATCGACACAGCAGCCAAGTTCATTGGTGCTGGAGCAGCCACAGTTGGAGTAGCTGGATCTGGAGCTGGAATCGGAACAGTCTTTGGCAGCTTGATCATCGGCTATGCTAG GAACCCATCTTTGAAGCAGCAGCTTTTCTCATATGCTATATTAGGTTTTGCACTGTCTGAAGCCATGGGTCTTTTCTGTTTGATGGTTGCTTTCCTCATTTTATTTGCAATGTAA